The following nucleotide sequence is from Kiritimatiella glycovorans.
GCGGTGAATGAGCGTAGGGCGCGAAGCGCGCTCAGCGAAAGAGCCGGGCCGTGCACTTGGCCGCTTCGGCGTTCAGGCAAGAACCGTATCGGGATAAGGCCCGAGAAACCGCTCTCCGTTGAAGTGGACAACATGGTTGGCATCCTGAAAACGGCGGGTGCAGGAAAGCACTTTTCGAACCGAAGCCCCCACTTCCTTCCGGGCTTCGGGGTGAAAAGTGGCGGATGGAAGAGACCGAAGGTCGGTGAATGTGGTGAACAGAGCGCCCAGCAGCGGGCGTGACACCGTGTCCGCGCGGTGGCGCGACCGGTGCAGCGCGGAGTGAACGCCGTTGCCTGGCGCAGCGTCGGGGTCCGGGTCTGATCTGTGGTGATGGGGGTCTTGTCTGTCTTGGGGTAGATGGGTTTGGATGTTGGTTGTATTGTCAGGACTCGTAGATTCCTACCACGGAGCGCGAAGCGCGACCCCAGCGCAGACAAGCCTGCGCAGGCTGCGCGGCCCGGCGCGCCGTCTCAAAAGAAAAAGGCGCGCCGGGGGCTCTGGCCGCCGGTCCGCCGTAGGCGGATCAAGAGGGCCTTGGCCTTTTGGCGAAATCTGCGGCGACAACCCGGCTTCCGGGATGGCGATGCAGAACAAGGCGCTCTTGAAGGCGGCTCTTGGGGCGACACTTTCGGAGTGACGGTTCTGCGGCGACGGGAGAGAAGCGGCCGACTGGCCGGAATGCTGGGCAACCCCGACCCGAACCCGGCGACGCCGTCTTCGGCGGCGACGGGTGAAGGGCGAACACCAGCCGCGTTTGCCTGAGCGTGCCCCTCCTGGGGCTGCGCCAGTGCATTCGCAGCGGCGATTGCGGTTCTGCGCGGATGACGCCGGCGTCTTCGTCGGCGGCAGCCGACAGACCGCAATGGCCGCGCACAGGCGCAAGCGAAGGGATACGCGGATGGTGTGAGTGCTTGCATCGGGGTTGACCGGCATGGAGGACAGGCGACGCGAACGGACGGCGCAAAGAAACGGCACTCGGAAAGTGGCGGGGGTCTTCTCCCGTTCTGGTAGCGCCAGAAAGCAGACCGGCAGGCTTCCTGATTCCGTGAAGGTAGCCTGACGGTTTGTCGGGGTGTGAACGTGAGCGGCGGAAACAACGGCGGAGCCGTTGGCCGCCGCAATGTCTTTCTTCTCTTCGCGCGCGCCGGGATTGGGATTCGGAGCCTGCTTCGCAGGCCGGAGCCGCCGGGAGGCGGCGACCGACAGGCCCGCCAACGGCGGGCAGTTCGGGAAGCTGGCGGAAGGCGTGATGATGGGAGCGAGAGAAAGAGCGCCGGTCAAAGAGCGTGACGCCAGAGGCCGGACCCGCCTTCGCCGAGCCTCTGGCGAGGCAAGCGAGAGGACGGCCAGACCGCCGACGGCGGCCCAGCCGGAGGCGGAAAGCGCAGCCCCGCCCCAGCGGGGCAAGCACAAGCGGCGCGGCCCAGCGCCGCACCTTGCCGCGCCCGACGTTCAGGAGGGCGCGGAGGAAGGAGCAGTGCGAAGCCGCCTGCCGTTGCCGGTGGACACGCGCTTGACCATCGCGGACACCGACGGCCCGGCAACGGCAGAGTGGCGGAGCCTGCGACTGACGGGACGAGCGGAGGGCTTGGCAGGCCGCGTGCCGTCCGAGTCTTCGAGGACAAGCACGCGGCATGAGCAAGCCCGTAGCGAGGGGGGAAGCGGAGCGGAACGACGGGAGCGGCCAAGCAGGGAGCGTGACGCCTCCGGCGGCACGATCCCTGCCGGACGCGGACGGCGTGGAGCGGAGCGGGGTAGCAGCCGCCGTGACAACGTGACCAACGGGAACGTTGGCGCGGCGGGTGCGGGTAGGGCATCACCGACCACGCCAGGACCGGGGAACGGTTCCTGCGGGGTAGGACAACACCAGCGACGCGACGACCGGGACACGTACCGCGAGCCGCGATAGCGTCGAGCGTGGGGCCGTGTACACGTCCCCACGCTCGACCAGGACAACGACCTTGAAACGCGGTCCCGGTTATGGCCTACTCATCGCCCAGGACGGAGGTTCGCACGAGCGGAAGGAGTCTCCGCCAGCCTGCGCTCCTGCGGAGCTTCGGCCGGCACGCCGGGACGCTCGACTTCTTCCTGTCTTCAGCAGGCTCCCCACAGGCTCTTTCAGCAGCAAACATCCCGACTTCGTGCCCGGCACGACGGCGGAATGTTTGGTGCTGAAAAAGAATCGGATGCTGCGCTGGCGCACGGCGGCGGTGCTCGCCGCGATCTTTGTCGTTATCGGCGCGATCTCCCGGGGCGAGGCCGGGGTCGAGACCCTTTCCGAACTGACGGGTCAGACGCCGGAGACGGCCACGATCACGGTGCTCGCGGCGCTCTTCTACTTCCTGCGGCACCTGCAGCATGCGCCCTGGCCGTCCGCGATCCAAAAACACCGGGGAAGTTGCGGCCGGGACCGTAACCGCGCCTCACACCTGAAACGTCCGGCCTTCGCGGGCGATCTCGATCGGGATGGGTTCGTCGAGCCGCGAGAGAACTTCCTGCCGGTATTCCTCGCCGGACATCTCCACAAAGTGGTTGAGCACCAGCTTGCGCGGCCGGGCCTCGCGGACGAGCTGCGCGGTCAGCGAGGGGCACATATGGCCCCACTCCTCGGCCAGCTCGCGGTGTTCCTCACGAAACGAAGACTCCAGTACGACGAGATCCGCGCCGGCGCAGAATTCCGCGAGAGCCTTCGAGTAGGAGGTGTCTCCGGAGAAGACCGCTGAACGGCCGCCGTCCTCAATCCGGTAGGCATAGGTGAGCTTGGGGTGGTTGGTCACCACGGCCGACAGCGATGCGCCCATCCACATCTCCGGCACCTCCGAGGTCTGGTCGTAGCTCTCGATCGCGCCGAGTTCGGAAAAGACCATGTAGTCGCGGATCGATTCGGGGGCGACGAACGTACAGCGGCTCGAGCCCGTCTCGCCTGCGGCGTGCATGGAGATGCGGCCGATGATGTAGCTGCCCAGCATGGCGATGTGGTCGGGGTGGAGGTGGGTGATCAGCACGTGGTCGACTTCATGGATCAACGAGGCATCGTCGAAGATCCGCGGCGACCCGAGGTCGACGAAAAAACGTCCACCGGACACCTCGACCAGCGCGCAGTTCATCTGGTCCTCGCGCGGATACACCCCGCGCACGCCGTAAAACGTTATATTCATAGTGCTGGATTGCCGTTGCTGATTTCCGCTTTCCGGCCGCCGGGCTGCGGGCTCACTAACTCATAAATCTCCACCGGTTCGCTCCGGCCCCGCACGGTGACCCGGTCTATGAACCGGGTCTCCAGCACGCGGGACACGCGCCGATTGGTCTCCTCGCCGATGATAATACGGGTTCCGTATTTTTTATTCAACGGTTCGTATCTCGACGCCTGGTTTACCGCGTCGCCGAGCACGGTGTACTCGAAATGGGTTTCCGACCCCATGTTGCCGGCGACGACCGGACCGGTATTGATACCCATACGCACATGCCAGTCGATCCCGTAATCACGGCGGAATTCGTCGCGCAGTTCGTCGATCACGCCCTGCTGCCGCAGGGCCGACTCGCAGGCGCGCAGGGCGTGATCGGGCGTGGCGTACGGGACGTTCCACACCGCCATCATTGCATCGCCCTCGAATTTATCGACGTAGCCGCCCGATTCGGTGACGACTTCGGTGGCGCGGGTGAAGTAGCGGTTGAGGATTTCGGCGACCTGTTCCGGTTCGAGCGATTCGGCGATCGACGTGAAATTCGCGGCGTCCGAAAAGAACACGGTGGCCTCCGTGCGCACGCCCTGCAGGGACAGGTTTTCGGGGTGTTCGTCGAGGTAGCGCAACACCGACTCGGAGACCATGCGCCCGAACATGGAGCGCAGCCGCCGGCGCTCGACTTCCTCGTTGCGGTAGCGGACGACGAAGACGGCGGCAAACAGCAGCGCCCAGGTCGAGATCATCGGGGCGGGATGGGCGATCATTCCGAACCGGGTGAGCAGCACCCAGGCCGCGACAGTCACGGCCGGGAAGACCGCGACCACGAGCAGAACAGCCCAGCGCATCCGCCAGCGCGCGACGGGAATCAGCCAGAGCAGCCCCAGGAGGGCGGTGGCCGCAGCCGTGGTTCTGCGCCCCCCCGGAAGCGGGAATACGCCGTCGCCGGCGAGAAGGTTGTCGAGCACGTTGGCGTGGACCTCGACCCCGGGTATCTCCCCGCGTACCGGCGTGGCTACGCGGTCGAAAAGCCCCGCCGCGCTGCTGCCGATCAGGACGATCCGACCCTCGAGCATCTCATTCGGCAGTTCACCCGCCAGCAGGCGTTCCACCGGGACGGTCGGCGGGGGAACGGAGCGGAAAAAGACGCCGACCACACCCTCCCGGTCGGTGGGAAAAAAAGCGGAACCGAGCCGAATCCCGCGCAGGCGGCCGGTATCCCCGCGACTCTCCAGCACCCCGTTCGGCGCGTCGAACGCGACGCGCAGCATCTCGAGAGTCAGAGCGGGATAAAGGCGCTGCCCGCGATCCGCGGCCAGCAGCGGCACGCGCCGCAACACCCCGTCTTCTCCGGAAAAGGCGTTGACGAATCCCACCCCGGCGGCCTTACCGACCAGGGAAGGCACCGGGTAACGGACCAGCGGAGCGTGCGGGACGGGTTCGACCCGGGCCCCGCCCCTCAGGACGTAGCGCCCCACGTACCCCTCGGGGAGAGAGGCTTCCGCTCCCGGCGGCGGCGCGAAATCCAGAAAACAGCCCAGTACGTGCCGCCCCCCCGCCAGGGCCTCGTGCAGTTCACGCGGACTTCCGGACGTGTCCTCCTTGCGTTCCTCGTCGAGAAACAGCACGTCCCACCCCACCGCCGCCGCACCGGCGGCGTTCAACCGATCCGCCAGCCTGGCCAGCCGGGTGCGCGGCCAGGGCCACTGCCCGTACTTCCCGAGCGCCTCTTCGTCGATGTCCACGACCACGACACCACCGGTCCACTCCGGGCGGGCCGTCAGCCGGAAAAGCAGGTCGCACCCGAGGCGGTCCCACGCCCGGAGCGCGGCCGGGTTCCAGATCATGACCGCCAGTCCGATCCCCAGAGCCGCCAGGCCGGCCCACCATGGACGTATGCGTCTCACTCGCTGGCTCCGGTTAAAAAAAACGACGGCGCCCGTGAAGGACGCCGTCGCTCGGTTCCGTGAATGGTCTTTCCCCGATCAGGAAGGCGTAACGTCGTCTTCGTCCTGGGTCTCATCGTCATTCGTGATATCGGGGAATCCCTGCTGCGGGAAGGGAGTTTCCGGAGGCCGTCCGCCACCGCCGCCCGGGTCGGTGCGCTGCCGGTTTTCGTCCCCCTGCGCGTCAAATTCATCGCCCTCGAGCGGATCCGTGCCTCCGCCGTCATCGACCTGAAGACCGTTACCCTGAAGCAGCGGTCTTCCGTTCACGAGCATTTCGTGACCGGGCGAGAGTTCGAACGGAAAGATATGATCGAAGCCGTCCAGTACATTCACCCCGACGTGCGAACCGCGGATGGCAATTACGGACCGCGGCGTCTTCAGCGTGAACCCGTCCCGGTTCAGTTCCGGAATCCGG
It contains:
- a CDS encoding MBL fold metallo-hydrolase, producing the protein MNITFYGVRGVYPREDQMNCALVEVSGGRFFVDLGSPRIFDDASLIHEVDHVLITHLHPDHIAMLGSYIIGRISMHAAGETGSSRCTFVAPESIRDYMVFSELGAIESYDQTSEVPEMWMGASLSAVVTNHPKLTYAYRIEDGGRSAVFSGDTSYSKALAEFCAGADLVVLESSFREEHRELAEEWGHMCPSLTAQLVREARPRKLVLNHFVEMSGEEYRQEVLSRLDEPIPIEIAREGRTFQV
- a CDS encoding FecR family protein, encoding MKLWRAGMVLLAVALAGFTVEAAEVIGYVSKMQGEAEAISDGGTARELRPQSNVNLGDKIKTGRNAKLLIILRDGTEYRQGMNSVSVLDEYVFKPAKPEANKFRAKLDQGYFRVKTGRIPELNRDGFTLKTPRSVIAIRGSHVGVNVLDGFDHIFPFELSPGHEMLVNGRPLLQGNGLQVDDGGGTDPLEGDEFDAQGDENRQRTDPGGGGGRPPETPFPQQGFPDITNDDETQDEDDVTPS
- a CDS encoding CHASE2 domain-containing protein encodes the protein MRRIRPWWAGLAALGIGLAVMIWNPAALRAWDRLGCDLLFRLTARPEWTGGVVVVDIDEEALGKYGQWPWPRTRLARLADRLNAAGAAAVGWDVLFLDEERKEDTSGSPRELHEALAGGRHVLGCFLDFAPPPGAEASLPEGYVGRYVLRGGARVEPVPHAPLVRYPVPSLVGKAAGVGFVNAFSGEDGVLRRVPLLAADRGQRLYPALTLEMLRVAFDAPNGVLESRGDTGRLRGIRLGSAFFPTDREGVVGVFFRSVPPPTVPVERLLAGELPNEMLEGRIVLIGSSAAGLFDRVATPVRGEIPGVEVHANVLDNLLAGDGVFPLPGGRRTTAAATALLGLLWLIPVARWRMRWAVLLVVAVFPAVTVAAWVLLTRFGMIAHPAPMISTWALLFAAVFVVRYRNEEVERRRLRSMFGRMVSESVLRYLDEHPENLSLQGVRTEATVFFSDAANFTSIAESLEPEQVAEILNRYFTRATEVVTESGGYVDKFEGDAMMAVWNVPYATPDHALRACESALRQQGVIDELRDEFRRDYGIDWHVRMGINTGPVVAGNMGSETHFEYTVLGDAVNQASRYEPLNKKYGTRIIIGEETNRRVSRVLETRFIDRVTVRGRSEPVEIYELVSPQPGGRKAEISNGNPAL